A DNA window from Solanum lycopersicum chromosome 3, SLM_r2.1 contains the following coding sequences:
- the LOC101265719 gene encoding E3 ubiquitin-protein ligase ATL31 — protein sequence MVNFKALSVNLLLLVLLCPASAQPSNSPDSENRFEYPSVSPAMAIIIVILIAALFFIAFFSIYIRNRGAVNGSIGQTFSMRRRTAAATRGLEDSVIETFPTFTYVEVKDHHIGKGALECAVCLNEFEDDEMLRLIPKCDHVFHPECIDAWLKSHVTCPVCRADLTPKPDEPVPVQTPEVNRELGQEQENTQQNNEVTIQIDVDENLMSQQEETSVKPEVKRNLSFNAVNRPPRSFSLKRPKMLSKFRSHSTGHSLVVPGENLDRYTLRLPEKVRKDVMDRALLNRTRSCAVTLPRHGSTTRGYRAGPGEGSNRGARSFKRIDRFDPETKSDRWFLKIAPPFFTRGSSMKSPKVRADNEEASTSRSNMKVAVKLPSFQCLEPKGDEPGLLANDSARSPV from the coding sequence ATGGTTAATTTTAAAGCTCTTTCCGTTAATCTCCTCCTATTAGTATTACTATGTCCGGCGTCAGCTCAGCCATCAAATTCCCCTGATTCCGAGAATCGGTTCGAGTACCCGAGTGTCAGTCCTGCTATGGCAATTATCATAGTGATACTTATTGCTGCTCTTTTTTTCATTGCCTTCTTCTCAATTTACATACGCAACCGCGGTGCAGTTAACGGAAGCATCGGTCAAACCTTCTCCATGCGACGGCGTACTGCTGCTGCTACTCGAGGACTTGAAGATTCCGTCATCGAGACTTTTCCTACCTTTACTTACGTCGAAGTAAAGGATCATCATATTGGGAAGGGAGCTTTGGAGTGTGCCGTGTGTCTGAACGAATTTGAAGATGATGAAATGTTGCGTTTGATCCCTAAGTGTGATCACGTTTTTCATCCTGAATGCATCGATGCTTGGCTCAAATCTCATGTAACTTGCCCTGTTTGCCGAGCTGATCTTACTCCTAAACCTGATGAACCGGTGCCGGTTCAAACTCCTGAGGTGAACCGGGAATTGGGGCAAGAACAGGAGAATACACAGCAAAATAACGAAGTTACGATTCAAATAGATGTAGATGAGAATTTGATGTCACAGCAAGAGGAGACCTCTGTAAAACCAGAAGTTAAACGAAATTTGAGTTTCAACGCGGTGAACCGGCCGCCGAGGTCTTTTTCTCTGAAGAGACCAAAGATGTTAAGCAAATTCAGGTCACATTCGACCGGTCACTCATTAGTGGTACCAGGGGAGAATTTAGACCGGTATACTCTTAGATTGCCGGAGAAGGTGAGGAAAGATGTAATGGACCGGGCTCTACTAAACCGGACAAGGAGCTGTGCAGTCACGCTACCAAGACACGGTAGCACCACAAGAGGATACAGAGCCGGTCCAGGAGAGGGAAGCAACAGAGGTGCAAGGTCATTCAAGCGAATCGACCGGTTCGATCCGGAAACAAAATCAGACCGGTGGTTTCTCAAGATTGCACCGCCATTCTTTACCAGAGGTTCATCAATGAAGTCACCAAAAGTAAGAGCTGATAACGAAGAAGCATCCACATCACGCAGCAATATGAAAGTAGCAGTAAAATTGCCGTCCTTCCAATGCCTGGAGCCGAAAGGTGATGAACCGGGTTTATTGGCAAATGACTCGGCTCGATCTCCGGTTTAA
- the LOC101265421 gene encoding DEAD-box ATP-dependent RNA helicase 20, with translation MSYPNYDSRYGDSGSYRQRRSDLMGPQPSMYPRPMPGGGAASYGRGGPLPYGGPQAGGPPPMDGGSRGGMGGSGRVGGGYQPFEGGFARGSDMGRFGGGGVDRVANGGMGERPGRFGAGASYSGGRSGGGGGRGGRGFDGGYSGGRGGGRFSSDGGRGSSGGRGGRHGRSRDDLDNLTLPKQDFGNLVPFEKNFYVENHAVRAMTDQEVAHYRARRDITIEGQDVPRPIQMFHEANFPDYCLEVISRLGFVEPTPIQSQGWPMALKGRDLIGIAETGSGKTLAYLLPALVHVSAQPRLAQGDGPIVLVLAPTRELAVQIQEEAVKFGSRANIRSTCIYGGAPKGPQIRDLRRGVEIVIATPGRLIDMLEAQHTNLKRVTYLVLDEADRMLDMGFEPQIRKLISQIRPDRQTLYWSATWPREVEALARQFLRNPYKVIIGSPELKANQSIRQVIEVVTDLEKYSRLIGLLKEVMDGSRILIFVETKKGCDQVTRQLRMDGWPALSIHGDKSQDERDWVLADFKSGRSPIMIATDVAARGLDVKDIKCVINYDFPSSLEDYIHRIGRTGRAGATGTAFTFFTHANAKFTRELIKILQQAGQIVPPQLSALARSSGPSTGGSNFRSRGRGGFGNRGGQRSGSNVIPIGGSRRPW, from the exons ATGAGCTACCCTAATTACGACTCCAGATACGGTGATTCAGGCTCCTATCGACAGCGACGAAG TGACCTAATGGGTCCGCAGCCTTCTATGTATCCACGGCCTATGCCCGGTGGAGGTGCCGCTAGCTATGGCCGTGGTGGGCCGCTTCCTTATGGAGGTCCTCAGGCAGGGGGTCCACCGCCTATGGATGGTGGTTCTAGAGGGGGTATGGGTGGATCTGGACGCGTTGGTGGTGGGTATCAACCTTTTGAAGGTGGGTTTGCAAGAGGGTCGGATATGGGCAGGTTTGGAGGTGGAGGAGTTGACAGAGTCGCTAATGGTGGTATGGGGGAACGGCCTGGGAGATTTGGTGCTGGGGCAAGCTACAGTGGAGGTAGgagtggtggtggtggtgggagAGGAGGTAGGGGTTTTGATGGAGGCTACAGTGGCGGACGAGGAGGTGGAAGGTTTAGTTCAGATGGAGGACGTGGTAGTAGTGGCGGGAGAGGAGGTAGGCATGGGAGATCGCGAGATGATCTTGACAACCTTACTCTTCCAAAGCAAGACTTTGGAAATTTGGTACCTTTTGAGAAGAATTTTTATGTTGAAAATCATGCTGTGAGGGCAATGACGGATCAGGAGGTTGCTCATTATCGTGCACGGCGTGACATTACCATTGAAGGACAGGATGTCCCTAGGCCAATTCAGATGTTCCATGAGGCGAACTTTCCTG ATTATTGCCTCGAGGTTATTTCAAGACTAGGATTTGTTGAGCCAACACCTATCCAATCACAAGGATGGCCAATGGCTCTAAAGGGCAGAGACTTAATTGGAATTGCTGAAACCGGTTCTGGAAAGACTTTGGCATATTTATTGCCTGCTTTGGTCCATGTCAGCGCACAGCCCCGGTTGG CACAAGGTGATGGTCCAATTGTGCTGGTATTAGCACCTACAAGAGAATTAGCTGTTCAGATTCAAGAAGAAGCTGTGAAATTTGGATCACGTGCCAACATAAGAAGCACTTGCATATATGGTGGTGCCCCAAAAGGACCTCAAATCCGTGACCTTAGAAGAG GAGTTGAAATTGTGATAGCAACCCCCGGTCGGTTAATAGATATGCTGGAAGCTCAACATACAAACCTGAAGCGGGTGACATATCTTGTATTGGACGAGGCTGATCGAATGCTGGATATGGGGTTTGAGCCTCAAATAAGGAAACTAATTTCCCAG ATTAGACCAGATAGACAAACCTTGTATTGGAGTGCCACTTGGCCCAGGGAGGTTGAAGCGCTGGCTAGGCAGTTTCTACGTAATCCCTATAAG GTCATCATTGGGTCTCCAGAATTGAAAGCAAATCAATCTATAAGGCAAGTCATTGAAGTTGTCACAGATTTAGAGAAATATAGCAG GTTGATTGGGCTTTTGAAAGAAGTGATGGATGGAAGCCGAATTCTAATATTTGTGGAAACAAAAAAAGGATGTGATCAAGTCACCAGACAATTGAGAATGGATGGATGGCCAGCTTTATCTATCCATGGTGATAAAAGCCAGGATGAGAGGGATTGGGTCCTGGCTGATTTCAAAAGTGGAAGAAGTCCCATAATGATTGCCACTGATGTTGCTGCACGTGGTCTTG ATGTTAAGGACATAAAGTGTGTTATCAACTATGATTTCCCTTCAAGTCTCGAGGATTATATTCATAGGATTGGCAGAACTGGACGTGCTGGCGCAACAGGGACTGCTTTTACATTTTTCACTCACGCAAATGCCAAGTTTACGAGAGAGCTTATCAAGATCCTGCAGCAGGCAGGACAAATTGTTCCCCCTCAACTTTCTGCATTAGCTAGGTCTAGTGGTCCTAGCACTGGAG GAAGCAATTTCAGGTCTAGAGGACGAGGTGGCTTTGGGAACCGGGGGGGACAGAGATCTGGGTCTAATGTAATTCCTATTGGCGGTTCAAGAAGGCCTTGGTAG
- the LOC101265118 gene encoding large ribosomal subunit protein uL15x: MTTRFKKNRKKRGHVSAGHGRIGKHRKHPGGRGNAGGMHHHRILFDKYHPGYFGKVGMRYFHKLRNKFYCPTVNIDKLWSLVPQEVKDKAAATKGSAPVIDVTQYGYFKVLGKGVLPENQAVVVKAKLISKNAEKKIKEGGGAVVLTA, translated from the coding sequence ATGACTACCCGTTTCAAGAAGAACAGGAAGAAGAGAGGTCACGTCAGTGCCGGACATGGACGTATCGGTAAGCACAGGAAGCATCCTGGAGGTCGTGGTAATGCTGGAGGTATGCACCATCACCGTATCCTTTTCGATAAGTACCATCCTGGTTACTTCGGAAAGGTAGGTATGCGTTACTTTCACAAACTCCGCAACAAGTTCTATTGCCCTACCGTCAACATCGACAAGCTCTGGTCACTTGTACCTCAAGAGGTGAAGGACAAGGCTGCTGCTACCAAGGGTAGTGCTCCCGTGATCGATGTTACCCAGTATGGTTACTTCAAGGTATTGGGTAAGGGTGTTTTGCCGGAAAACCAAGCTGTGGTGGTGAAGGCTAAGCTTATTTCAAAGAATGCTGAGAAGAAGATTAAGGAGGGTGGTGGTGCCGTTGTGCTCACTGCTTAG
- the LOC101264310 gene encoding uncharacterized protein codes for MAEEEKSVQEELSLPILLADRVIKSAQEAESSKVECAELARHATQLTQFLRSTVRLTSSSQSQSLYDRPIRRITSEVTKTLERALTLVRKCRHKPNLLRHVLAITSTTDFRKVSVLLENSIADVTWLLSIFDPEAGPTLSLPPIASNDPIMAWVWSYIATIQMGSLQHRIDAALALATLASDNDRNKKMIVEENGIPPLLKLLKESSSSEAQIAAATALYNLADDAERVRAIANDLGVQIIVKVLAESPMRVQIHVANLVSRMADLDLYAQEEFGRENITRPLVIHLGMDVVLDEPKDAPPRKTPSLHSLVQINKEMARNNYSVHSNSMDGSSRGGHYGNKKEKDRELEPPEVKAKLKVSCAMALWKLAKGSLMNSRKITETKALLCLAKIIEKEKGELQINCLMTVMELAAVAESNAELRRVAFKPTSPAGKAVIDQLLRVINEETDAPLVIPAIKAIGSLARTFPAKDTRIVKHLVGKLGHRNTDVAVEACIALGKFACPENFNCVEHSKAIVEFDGVPKLMNLLRYDRGQVHELQLLCYLALHVGNSKALEQAKALSILEGAARHVIAQRPDLRELFAKAIHHLTLYQIGGHMHRQA; via the coding sequence ATGGCGGAAGAAGAGAAATCAGTGCAAGAAGAGCTTTCACTTCCGATTCTACTAGCTGACAGAGTAATCAAATCTGCTCAAGAAGCCGAATCCTCAAAAGTAGAATGCGCCGAGCTCGCACGCCACGCTACTCAGCTCACCCAGTTTCTCCGATCAACGGTTCGGCTCACCAGTTCTTCACAATCCCAGTCACTGTACGACCGGCCTATCCGCCGGATAACTTCTGAAGTCACCAAAACTCTTGAACGGGCACTTACCCTTGTACGCAAGTGCCGTCACAAGCCTAATCTACTCCGTCATGTTCTTGCGATTACTTCCACCACTGATTTCCGGAAAGTTTCTGTTCTTCTAGAAAATTCCATCGCCGATGTGACGTGGCTGTTATCTATCTTCGACCCGGAAGCTGGCCCGACACTTTCCCTTCCTCCTATTGCTAGTAACGACCCGATTATGGCTTGGGTTTGGTCTTATATTGCTACTATTCAAATGGGTAGCCTTCAGCACCGAATTGATGCTGCTCTGGCATTAGCTACCTTAGCTAGTGATAATGACCGGAACAAGAAAATGATTGTGGAAGAGAACGGAATTCCGCCTTTATTGAAGTTATTGAAGGAGAGCAGCTCATCAGAAGCACAAATTGCTGCGGCTACTGCTTTGTACAACTTGGCTGATGATGCGGAAAGAGTGAGGGCAATAGCAAATGATCTTGGTGTTCAAATTATTGTCAAGGTGCTTGCGGAATCGCCCATGAGAGTTCAAATTCATGTGGCTAATTTGGTCTCCAGGATGGCTGATTTGGACTTGTATGCCCAGGAAGAATTTGGGAGGGAAAATATAACGAGGCCATTGGTGATTCATCTAGGAATGGATGTAGTTCTGGATGAACCCAAAGACGCTCCGCCCCGTAAGACTCCTAGTTTGCATTCTTTAGTTCAAATAAATAAGGAGATGGCCAGGAATAATTATAGTGTACATTCTAATTCTATGGATGGGAGTAGTAGAGGCGGGCATTACGGTAATAAGAAGGAGAAAGATAGGGAATTGGAGCCCCCTGAGGTGAAAGCTAAGCTTAAGGTAAGTTGCGCGATGGCGTTGTGGAAATTGGCTAAAGGTAGTTTGATGAATAGCAGGAAGATCACTGAGACTAAAGCTTTGCTTTGTCTGGCAAAGATTATTGAGAAGGAGAAGGGGGAATTGCAGATTAATTGTCTGATGACAGTGATGGAATTGGCTGCAGTGGCAGAGTCTAATGCTGAACTTAGACGAGTGGCGTTCAAGCCTACTTCACCTGCTGGAAAAGCGGTTATTGATCAGCTATTGAGGGTGATAAATGAGGAGACTGATGCTCCATTGGTGATTCCGGCTATTAAGGCAATTGGGTCGTTGGCTAGGACATTTCCTGCAAAGGACACGAGAATCGTGAAGCATTTAGTTGGTAAACTTGGGCATAGAAATACTGATGTTGCTGTGGAAGCATGTATTGCTTTGGGGAAATTTGCATGTCCGGAAAATTTTAACTGTGTGGAGCACTCGAAGGCAATTGTTGAATTTGATGGAGTGCCAAAGCTGATGAATTTGCTGAGGTATGACCGAGGGCAAGTGCACGAGCTTCAACTGCTCTGCTACCTTGCTTTGCACGTTGGTAATAGTAAGGCCCTTGAGCAAGCAAAAGCCCTGAGCATCCTTGAGGGTGCTGCTCGTCATGTAATTGCTCAGCGTCCTGATTTAAGGGAGTTGTTTGCCAAGGCGATCCACCATCTTACTCTTTATCAAATTGGAGGTCATATGCATAGACAGGCTTAA